Within Longimicrobiales bacterium, the genomic segment AACGCCACTCCCGCCCTTGGTGATGTCGATGGAGACGGAGATCTCGACCTCTTCATCGGGGAAACGTCGGGCACGCTGAACTTTTACGAGAACACCGGATCGAGGCAGGAACCTGTCTTCACTTTGGTTGACGACGAGTTCGGTCGCATCGACGTGGGGCGCCGGAGCATGCCGCTACTCCGCGACATGGATGAAGACGGTGACCTCGATCTGGTCGTCGGCTCCGAGAGCGAGGGGGTTTCGCTTTACCGCAACGTCGGCTCGGTGACCTCACCCGACTTCGTCGAAGCCGGGCTGCTCGGAATCGAAGACTTTCGGTTCGCGTCCCCCGCGCTCGGTGATCTCGACGGCGACGGAGACGACGATGTGCTTCTCGGTGGCGGCAGTGGCGGACTCTGGTTCTTCGAAAATCGGAACCGCTAGCCGATCGGTCGTCCGTATCGGTTCAAGGTTGGCGCGGCATTGAGACAGCTTCAGGAACTGATGGGCTCTCGCCAAGACTAGCACTCCGGACTCCGGACGGGGACCGCCAGCCAGCCCTGCGAGGTGTTCATTGCATCCGCCCCGGCGCGGGGGCACCTTGCTGCGCCCCGTCATGGGTGATCGGACTCCCCCTGCTCACAAAACGCATGCGTAAGCCTTCTCGACTTCTGCTCGCCGTCCTCGTGACACCCTTCCTCGCCGGGTGCTTCACGGTCACACAGGTTGCGGTACCTCCGGCCGCACAAGACCGGGAGGCACTGAATAATGTGCGTGGCGTTGTCGTTCGGCAGGCCGGGGGAACCGAGCAGACGGTTGAGTTCGAAACCGTGCATGAGCTGGAGTGGACTCCGACCTCGCTGTCCGTCGTGGCCGACGCCTCCGTCGATGGCGAGACACAGACGATTACACGGCTCTACTCGATTTCGACAATGTCAGGCGTGCTCATCCGGAGCCTCGACGCAGCAAAGACATCGGGGATAATCGGGACTGTAATCCTCGGCACTATAGCCTTCATCGCGCTCGCCGTAACAGGTGCCGGCGATCCTAAGCAGCAGGGTAACTAGGTACGCGTCAGCGCGTGCGTGTCCAGACAAGTATCACCCCGCAGCTTGTGATCTCGTCAAATCCCACCGGCACTTCGCTCGTGCGCGTGTAGACCTCGATCGCCTCGATTTCAGATGCCGTCATGTAGTCATCGGGACGGAGCGGATAATCGCCGCCGGCGTTCACCACGTGTCGGTCGATATAAAGCGTAGGAGAGCACTTCCTTCCGCCCCGCCAGTTGTAGATCGCTGGGTTCCGCATGACATCCGTACTTCCCGTGAGGGGCCGCGAGTCATCGATCTCCAACCGTGGAATCATTCGAAATACGTCACTGACCTTGTCGATGGCGCGACGCTCAATCTCGTCGCGGATCATCAACGTCCCGAGACCCATGATCGCCCGGTCGTAAAATCCATTCTGCTCGAGCGAGCTCAGGCTCCGGGTGGAACTCTCCACCACAACCTCTTCGAGCTCGATGGGAGCCGGTCGCAAGCCGACTTGAAGATTGAATTCACCCCCCTCACCGAGGTCGAAGACCCCGTCCATGAGTGTCTCGTAACCGGTGCGTGAAACGTAGAGGAAGTATCCCCCTGCGGAGGGGGCGGTGACCTCAAACTCTCCGACCATATTCGCCAACGCAGCGACGACCATCTCCTGTCCCTCGGCGAGTAAGCCCACATAGGCGAGCACAACCGGCTCACCGGAGTCGCTGTCGACAATGGTACCCCTGAGCGTTTGGGCTCCAGCCGGAACGGCGAGGAAGGCGTACGCTACAGCGATGATCCTGGACCGATTGAATCGACTCACCAGGGGCACTCCCTCTTCAAGCCTGCCTCACTCCGTAGGACCATAATACGGTGCCTCCCAAAAAGAGATTGCCCCTGCCGGCATGAACCGACAGGGGCAATCTCACCAGACAAGCTGGCTTACTTCAGGAAGAACTGACTATCCACCGGAACAAACTCCGTTGGCGTCATCTTTTAGGTTCGGATTCAGCTGACACTCGATCTGCGGAAGCGGCATGCAACTCACCCGCCTCGTCTCCGCGGCGCCGCCCACAATCCACTTCCCGTCCAAGAACGGGTGATTCCAACGATCCAAGTCGTACATACGACGACCCTCAAGCCAGAGCGTAGCGTACCGCTCACGGTCGAGAACCTGCACCGCTGAAGTCGTGTTCGCGATGTCCATTGGGAAGACGAGTGCACCGACCTCAGTCGGCGCCACGATATCAGCCATCCCATGGAGCGCACGGATCTTATTGATCGCAGTAGCCATCCCGGCGAAGTCACCAGCCATCATGGCAGCTTCGGCTTGAATCAACCGCATTTCACTACCGGAAGCACGGTTAATGTCGGAACCACGCTCGGTATACTTGTCCTGGCGGTGGTGCGCATGGTCGCCATCGGCTCCCTGGTGCGCACCTGAACCCTGACCCGAGCAATTACCGGTCGCCGTCACACCACCATCGACGTTAAGCGGGTACGCCGACGTCTGGTCGTCATACGTACCACATTTGGTGTAAGGCGTCCGCGGATCGGCATTCGTATCCCACAGTCGCGCCGCAGGCGTACGATAGACACCGACTTCACCACGGCCCCAGGACTCGTTCCAGACCTGATTGGTGTTCGCCTGAGCGTGGTAGATAGCCTGGTCGACGAACGCATCTGTCCCGCCGTTCGCGAAGAACGCATCAGCCGCCGCACCTGCAGCAGCCCAGGATCCCGCACCATACGAAGCTAGGCCCAACTGGGCCTGGGCGAGTCCGGCATAGGACGCGATCGACCAGTTGTTACCGGCTCCACCGATTGAAATCGATTTGTTGAAGTCGGTAATCGCACGATTGAAAGATTCCGTGCGCTCCTGCCAGTCTTCAACATCGAAGACCGCGTAGCAGAAGTTTTCGCCCAGACGTATCCGCGCGAATCCACGAATAGCCCAAAGACGGGCCGAGATGTCAGCCGTGTTGGCCGCGTCTCCAAGAACTTCCTGGATACGAGTCCAAGCCTGGTCCGCAGCCCACGCTGCCTCATGGGTCTGCGACCAGAATCCTTCGGACGACTCCCAGTCGAAGATGCCCTGGCGATACTCCTGTGTGGAGCCGTAGCTGCCGGTACCGGCAAGCTCGTCCGTCAGGCGACCACCGGAGAAAGCGTACGTATCTCCGAAGTCGTTGTATTCAGCCGACACTCCGGATACCAGCACCGGCATCAGCTCAGGGAGGATAAGATCGGCGTCCTGGATCGCACCAGGATTTAAGACCTCAAGACTGCACCCTGAAAAAACCACCGCCATCGCGGCAACGACCGGCATCACACCGGCTCTTCTGGTCCATTTATTCATCAGAAGTTCACCGTCACGTTGAGGATGATGATCCGCGGCGGAGCCATGTTGTAGTACTCGAATGCCGACTCACCACGGGAATTTCCACGGTCACTTGCTTCAGGATCTAGACCCTGATAATCGGTGAACACGAAGAGATTCTTGGCCTGGAGCGCCAGCGTCATGCTGCGCGCTCCCGGGACCAGTCCGTCCGGAAGACGATAGGACAGCGACGCAGAGCGAATCTTCAAGAAGTCCGCAGCGTCCGTCCACATGCCCCACTGTACATAAGACGGAACACACGTCGCAGCCTGCGCCGGCGTGATGTTCGTCAAACCTGTCGCGTTGAACGAATCCTGAATGCCGAAGCACGCAGGCCACGTCTCACGACGCGTGGTCGCCCAGCCGAGGCCGACAGACTTGTAGTGGCCTTGTTGGCCTTCGGCGAGGACATCAAGCGTCAGCGCCTGGTTAATCGTCACACGCGTACCGAGCGAGAAGATCTGCGTCGGGAAATGGCCTCCCAACACTTCATCGCTGTATACAGGCTTCTCTCCCTTCGCTGTCGGGTTGAGCACGGTACGGGAGTAATTAACACCAATCGGGAAGCCCAAACGGAGGTTGGACCCCGCATCTTGAAGCGGACCCAGATCGACAATCTTCGAGTTGTTCGTCGAGTAAGCACCACTGACCGACCACTCGAGGTTGTCTGAACGCCAAGCAACAACGTTCAGGACGGTCTCAGTACCCTTGTTCTCCGTCTCACCGAGGTTACGCAGCGTCCGCTCATCCGTACCGAAGGAAGGAGCTTCCTGAACACCGATGAGGGCATCCAGCGTCTTCTGGTCGTACTTCGTAAAGTCAGCCGAGAGTCGGCCGTCGAACATTGACATTTCAAACCCATACTCGAGCTCCATGGAAATTTCTGGACCGAGATCAGCGTTACCGAGGTTGGAAATTGTCAGGGCCGGAACGAGCTCATCAGCCTGAACCGCGCCATACACCTTGACCGCGTCGAACGCGCCAGGTGCACGACCAGACTTACCCCAAGCTGCACGCAGCTTCATGGCGTCAATAAAGCCACCCTGCGGGAAGAAGCTCTCGTCCGAGATCGTGTATGCAGCGGAGATCTTCGGATATGCGGCGAGGCCGAAGCCTGCACCGAACGTCGAGAAACCATCCCAGCGTACACCACCGGTGAGGAAGAGACGGTCGCCGAAGCCTATCTGCTCCTGCAAGAAGAACCCACCCGAACGAATCGTCAGACGGTCCTCATCACTGAACGGCAGTGTGCCGTCACCGACCAGCTGGTCACCAGGACCGGCGAAGTCGCCGTCACGGCCCTCAAGGCCCCAACCGTACTCTTCGTAAACCTGACCACCCCATGAGAACGACGAGGAGAGGCCCGAGGTGACGTCGGTGCGCCACGAACCGTTGTAGTCGAACGTCAGGTTCCGGTCGGAACGCGTGTCGTTCTGGCGACTGCCGAGTGCGAACTCGTAGTTGCCGTACGGCTTGAAGTCAGTGTAGTCGGAATAGTTGTAGTCCATTCCGAAGTTCAGCCGGTGCGAAAAGTTCTGACTCGGCGTCCAACCGACACTTGCCGACGTAACCCATTGGCTGAGCGCGGTGTTGATGTCGTTGACCAACACCAGCGAGTCGTCATTGCCCGGCGTGTAACCACGCTCACCACGCAGCACGTTGAGGAACAGGCCCGACGCGTTGTTGCCGTTCGGGATCCAGTCGATGCTCCGACGCGTGTACATGTTGTTGACGCTGATGTCCAACCCGTCAAACGGCTGGAACTGGACATTTGCACGAGCGTTGTAGCTGTTCTGACCCTGTGGCGCGACCGTACCCTCTTCGTTCGCCATACGACCGGAAACGAAGTACGTCGCCGTCTCGCCACCACCACGAACACTCAGGTTGTACCGCTGCATATATGCGTCACGCAGCCAAGAGCCACTATCCGGGCAACCCGGCTCAGCCGCGTACCCATTGATGGTCGAGTAGCGATCGAGCTTGTCACCCGTTGCGCAGTCGTTGAGACGTAGACCGTTCGCGTTCAGCGTTTCATCGTCGCTGTTGAGCCAGTCAAAGCCTGTGGTACCATCCGGATAGAGCTCCGGATGAGTCTCGGTGTACAGATTGCTAATGGAACCGAGATCACCACCGCCATTCGGCCCCTGGTGTCCCATACGGCTCCGGCCACCGTCGACCGAAACTGTCCAAGCTGGAGCACCAGCTGAACCACGCTTCGTGAAGATCTGGATCACGCCACCTGCGGCTTCCGTGCCGTACAGGGTGGTCGCTGCAGGTCCCTTCACGATCTCGATCCGATCAATGTCCTGCGGGTTGATCGCGTCGAGGGCCATCGGGGTTGCCGCAGCCTCATCGGAGAGCGTCAGCGTGCCCGTCTCCATGCGGATACCGTCGATGTAGATCAATGGACGGTTGCCCTGGCTAACCGAGGAGTTACCGCGAATGCGGATCTCCGAACCAGCACCAACCTGACCGTCGGTGTCAGAAATCTGCACGCCCGCTGCGCGGCCCTGCAGAATGTCACCGACGTCGGTCACCGCGGCGACAGCGATATCTGCCTGGCCAACCGACTCAATCGAGTTACCAACCTCCCGACGACGTGCCTGACCGGCAGTACCGGTCACGACAACACCTTCGAGATTTAGTGCCTGCTGCCGGAGGTCGAAGTTGTTCGACGCCGTTCCACCAGCGGTCACCGTGATTGTCGCGGTACCGGCACCATAGCCGATCATCGTGACGTTAACTGTTTGCGTTCCTGCCGGAACATTCAAAAGCAGGAAACGGCCAACATTGTTGACCAGTCCACCAATACCGGTTCCCTCGATGGAAACCTGTGCGCCCGCCAAGGGCGACAAGTTCAGTCCATCGCGAACCAGACCGGTAATCGTACCGGTACTTTGCGCAGCCAATCCGGCAGCGCTGAACATTGTGAAGGCAAGTGCCGTCACAGTTCTGGAAACAAACGTCCTAAGAGTCATAAGTCCTCCTACTGACCTCAGGGTATGCGAACCCCTCCTCCCCACATCCCAACGAATACGTTTTACCCTTCGGGGATCACGAAGTCAAGAAAAAAAGCCGGAGTGCCCAAGCTCATCTTTCCACGCAGGCCGCCATATATTTTTTGTGATCCACTGTGAAACATAAATCGGCCAGGTCAGCGCGCCTTAGCCACGGAAAATTCGGGAACGACGCAGGCCGCTCGCACTCGTCGATCGGGGGCTCCGTCCGCGACCCCTCGGCGCATCTCAATCTTGATGACCCCGCTAGCACCCGCTGACCCGTACTCCCAGCCGGCTGCGGCCCCGGGCTGTATTTCAAGCCTTGAAATTTCATTAGGGCGCATAGTCGAAAGGGTCCCTTCGACTCCCGGCATCCGGACACCATCTATTAAGACAACCGGCGCGTCACTTTCTGCACCCATCGTTCGACTTCGGCTTGCCGTCAGACTTGAGATGTCACCGGGGTCTCCCTGCATTGGACTCACCATGCCCGGAGCGATGCGTCGGATGAGTTCGAGCACCGAGCTCGCGCTGATTCGATCGATCTCTCGCTGATCGAGAACTCGGCCTCCGGTACGCTGTCGCTGCTCGACTTGCTCCCGTTTCGCCTCTGCTGCCGCTCCGAACGCCGGAGGCAAGCGGAACTGCTCGTCGCGGGGGATGCCCGTTACGACCGTGATCTTCACCCATGTGATCCGGCAGTCAGCCGTAAGCAGCGCGAAAATCCGCCTGCCCTGAGGAAGATTGTCGAAGCGGAACTCACCCAGCCGATCGGTGAAGGTCGACGAACCGTCGTCCATGCGGACGAGCACCCCTTCGATCGGATCGCCGCCCAGACTGTCCACGATCTGACCCTGCAGCACAGCCCCCATTGCTGGCACAGTCGCTGACATCTCGACCTGAGCTCGCGCACCGGGCGCACCCGTGGTCAACCCCAGGAGGAGAAGAAACAGGAATCGAAGGCATTTCATATTGAGATATACGAAGATCGCTGCGTTTCGTTGCGGCTGGCTGACTCACACACCATAGGGGTGCCTCCGGTGGTGTCGAGCGTTACGCCGCTCGGATCGATACCCGCGGTGGCTCCGAAACATCTCCGCTCGAACACCTGAGCCGCAGGCCGAGCGGCGTGAAGCTTCCGTGTCTAGTCACGACGATCGATCCTCGGCAGGCCTTCGTGACAGCTTGTCGGATAAGCCGCTCAGTTCCCTCGTTGCCACCGACACGGCAGCCAGGCCAACGGTGTCCTCTTCCTTCAGTTCACCCACGATGCCCTGGAACCGCTCGACCTCTCTCGGCTTGAGCAGCGTGAGGTAGTCGTGCTCCGCGATGCCACTCTCTTTTTCGGCGGCCCGCCGCAGAAGCCCGGCAGAGACTCTCCGGTGGGCCCTCGAGAGATCGTCCGACAGCACCTGAGCCGCCCGCTGCTCCCACTGGTCATCTCCGGCCGCTGCGAATGTCTTTCGGCGGAGCCAAGGAATCTGGAAGGTGACTGAGGTTTGGTAGTACGCGTAGGCGGTCTCAAGCACGTTGTGCTCCGTCTCGCGAGCGATCCCTAGGATCTCGAGAAGCTGGTCGAGGAAGCGAAGCGTGATCAGTCTGCGCGAAAACGCCTCGTCTGCGCCGAGTTCTTGGATCTCCATGATCCGCGCCTCGAAGAGCTTACGGTCCTCCCCTCGAACGACCTCTCCAAATTTCTCCCTCAGCTCAGCGAGGCCTGCAAGATTCTGGTCAACGATCCCTGCTGACGACCCCTCCGGCTCGACGTTCTGAAGTACCCACCGCGTCGTACGCTCCAAGACTCGACCAAGCCCGAGAAGCCAGCGATAAGAGACGCGAGTGTTAAGGACGGACGACTGCTGGGCCATCTGTCCGAGTAGCGCCCGGTGATCCGCGAGGCGCGAGGCAACCAGCCAGGCCCGAACCACGTCCTCGCCCGATCGACCCGTATCGCGCTTCATCCGCGTGACGAAGCCGGCACCCATCAGGTCCACGAGATCGTTCGTGATCTCAGCCGTGATGATCTCACGGCGGAGTCGGTGCACTCCCAGATTGCCCTGCCCGGCCGCCATCATGGCCTTAGGCGGAAAGTAGCCAAGCAGATAGCTTTCAGTGACTGGGTCATCCGGGAGGCCGCCCGAAAGAAGGTCAGCCTTGAGCGACAGTTTTGAGTAGGCGAGAAGTACGCACAACTCGGGGCGAGCCATCGCTTTCCCCCGGTCGCGCCGCTCCTGCAGGACATCGGCAGACGGCAGAATCTCAGCAGCTCGATCGAGCTCGCCTGCCTTCTCTAGCGTGAACATCAGATCACGGAAATCATCAAGCGACTCCATCGAGCGTCGCTCATCGAGCGATACCGCCAGACTCTGAGACCGATTGTTGTCGAGGACGAGCTCCGCCACGGCCTCCGTCAGTTCTTGGAGCAGCTTGTTGCGGCGCTCTTCGGTAAGCGTGTCGTCAGCGACCGCAGGCGCGAGGAGAATCTTGAGATTCACTTCGTGATCAGACATGTCGACGCCGGCGGCATTGTCGAGGGCGTCGGTGTTGATTCGTCCGCCGAGCAGAGCATACTCACCTCGAGCCCGCTGCGTGAGACCCAGGTTACCGCCCTCTCCGATCACATCGCAGCGCAACGCTTCGGCATTGATCCGGACCGCATCGTTCGAAGGGTCGCCCGCAGCAGCATCCGTCTCTGAATTGGACTTTACATACGTCCCGATTCCACCATTCCAGAGAAGCTCGACCGGCGCACGAAGCACAGCGCGAATGAGCGCCTCTCCATCTTGGGGGGGCTCGTCCCCGTCTTTGATGCCCAGCGCCTCAAGCGCCTGCGTTGAGAGGTCGACCTCTTTAGCTCCACGTGGGATGATCATGCCCCCCTCGCTCAGCAGCCCCTCGTCGTAGTCGGCCCAGCTGGAACGACCGAGGTCGTATACACGCTTACGCTCTTTAAAGGTCAGCACCGGATCAGGGTCCGGATCGATGAAGACGTGTCTATGGTCAAACGCCGCGATCAGCTGGATCTGCTCCGATAGGAGCATGCCGTTACCGAACACATCGCCACTCATGTCGCCGATTCCTGCGACGGTGAACGGCTCTGACTGGATGTCTTTTCCTTTCTCACGGAAGTGACGCCTCACGCACTCCCACGCGCCGCGGGCCGTGATCCCGACCACCTTGTGGTCATACCCGTTCGATCCACCCGACGCGAAGGCATCCCCCAGCCAAAATCCGTACTCAGCCGAAACGGCGTTCGCGACGTCAGAGAACGTTGCGGTGCCCTTATCCGCAGCCACGACCAAATATGGATCGGGCGGGTCGAACGCGAACACGTTCTCCGGCGGAACCGTGTTTCCGTCGACCAAGTTGTCCGTCAAATCGAGTAGCCCGCGCACCAGCGTCTGATACTGACGCTTCCCCTCCTCGTATCGCTCTTCGGGGTCCGCGGGAATCACACGGGTGATAAAGCCACCCTTCGATCCGCCTGGAACGATGACTGCGTTCTTGACCATCTGCGTGTTTACGAGTCCCAGCACCTCGGTGCGGAAATCATCAGGACGATCACTCCAGCGAATTCCACCACGCGCCACCGTCGACCCACGGAGGTGCACTCCCTCCATTCGAGCGGAATGAACCCACACCTCGAACAGGAGTTCGGTAGGTCGAGAGTTTTCTAGGTCGCCGACTAGGAACTTAAAGGAGATGTAGGGGACACCACCCGAGCGGCTCGTCGGTACCCGACCGCCCCAACGGTAGTAGTTCGTCCTTACCACCGCTGACATAACCTCTTCGAGACGACGCAGCGCACGATCATCAGATAGGTTCGAGACGCCCCGCAGCGATCCGTGGAAGGCCGCGCGGATTAACTTTATAGCGGAGAGTCGCTGATCCCGCGTAACTCCGTTCGCCGGGTCAAATTTCCGCCTGAAAAGCTTAAAGAGCTGCTTCGCGATTCCCGGATACTGAACGAGTGCGTTCGGCAGCGCGGTTCGACTCGGCACGAGCCCCACTTGGAACGCATACCCTGCGAAGCCTCGCAGAACATCGACTTCACGCCAGTGCAGTCCAGCACTCACGACCAGAGCGTTCAGCGAGTCGCTGACCGCGTCCCCAG encodes:
- a CDS encoding carboxypeptidase-like regulatory domain-containing protein, which produces MSRFNRSRIIAVAYAFLAVPAGAQTLRGTIVDSDSGEPVVLAYVGLLAEGQEMVVAALANMVGEFEVTAPSAGGYFLYVSRTGYETLMDGVFDLGEGGEFNLQVGLRPAPIELEEVVVESSTRSLSSLEQNGFYDRAIMGLGTLMIRDEIERRAIDKVSDVFRMIPRLEIDDSRPLTGSTDVMRNPAIYNWRGGRKCSPTLYIDRHVVNAGGDYPLRPDDYMTASEIEAIEVYTRTSEVPVGFDEITSCGVILVWTRTR
- a CDS encoding RagB/SusD family nutrient uptake outer membrane protein, with product MNKWTRRAGVMPVVAAMAVVFSGCSLEVLNPGAIQDADLILPELMPVLVSGVSAEYNDFGDTYAFSGGRLTDELAGTGSYGSTQEYRQGIFDWESSEGFWSQTHEAAWAADQAWTRIQEVLGDAANTADISARLWAIRGFARIRLGENFCYAVFDVEDWQERTESFNRAITDFNKSISIGGAGNNWSIASYAGLAQAQLGLASYGAGSWAAAGAAADAFFANGGTDAFVDQAIYHAQANTNQVWNESWGRGEVGVYRTPAARLWDTNADPRTPYTKCGTYDDQTSAYPLNVDGGVTATGNCSGQGSGAHQGADGDHAHHRQDKYTERGSDINRASGSEMRLIQAEAAMMAGDFAGMATAINKIRALHGMADIVAPTEVGALVFPMDIANTTSAVQVLDRERYATLWLEGRRMYDLDRWNHPFLDGKWIVGGAAETRRVSCMPLPQIECQLNPNLKDDANGVCSGG
- a CDS encoding TonB-dependent receptor is translated as MTLRTFVSRTVTALAFTMFSAAGLAAQSTGTITGLVRDGLNLSPLAGAQVSIEGTGIGGLVNNVGRFLLLNVPAGTQTVNVTMIGYGAGTATITVTAGGTASNNFDLRQQALNLEGVVVTGTAGQARRREVGNSIESVGQADIAVAAVTDVGDILQGRAAGVQISDTDGQVGAGSEIRIRGNSSVSQGNRPLIYIDGIRMETGTLTLSDEAAATPMALDAINPQDIDRIEIVKGPAATTLYGTEAAGGVIQIFTKRGSAGAPAWTVSVDGGRSRMGHQGPNGGGDLGSISNLYTETHPELYPDGTTGFDWLNSDDETLNANGLRLNDCATGDKLDRYSTINGYAAEPGCPDSGSWLRDAYMQRYNLSVRGGGETATYFVSGRMANEEGTVAPQGQNSYNARANVQFQPFDGLDISVNNMYTRRSIDWIPNGNNASGLFLNVLRGERGYTPGNDDSLVLVNDINTALSQWVTSASVGWTPSQNFSHRLNFGMDYNYSDYTDFKPYGNYEFALGSRQNDTRSDRNLTFDYNGSWRTDVTSGLSSSFSWGGQVYEEYGWGLEGRDGDFAGPGDQLVGDGTLPFSDEDRLTIRSGGFFLQEQIGFGDRLFLTGGVRWDGFSTFGAGFGLAAYPKISAAYTISDESFFPQGGFIDAMKLRAAWGKSGRAPGAFDAVKVYGAVQADELVPALTISNLGNADLGPEISMELEYGFEMSMFDGRLSADFTKYDQKTLDALIGVQEAPSFGTDERTLRNLGETENKGTETVLNVVAWRSDNLEWSVSGAYSTNNSKIVDLGPLQDAGSNLRLGFPIGVNYSRTVLNPTAKGEKPVYSDEVLGGHFPTQIFSLGTRVTINQALTLDVLAEGQQGHYKSVGLGWATTRRETWPACFGIQDSFNATGLTNITPAQAATCVPSYVQWGMWTDAADFLKIRSASLSYRLPDGLVPGARSMTLALQAKNLFVFTDYQGLDPEASDRGNSRGESAFEYYNMAPPRIIILNVTVNF
- a CDS encoding TonB-dependent receptor plug domain-containing protein; its protein translation is MKCLRFLFLLLLGLTTGAPGARAQVEMSATVPAMGAVLQGQIVDSLGGDPIEGVLVRMDDGSSTFTDRLGEFRFDNLPQGRRIFALLTADCRITWVKITVVTGIPRDEQFRLPPAFGAAAEAKREQVEQRQRTGGRVLDQREIDRISASSVLELIRRIAPGMVSPMQGDPGDISSLTASRSRTMGAESDAPVVLIDGVRMPGVEGTLSTMRPNEISRLEIQPGAAAGWEYGSAGASGVIKIEMRRGVADGAPDRRVRAACVVPEFSVAKAR
- a CDS encoding NAD-glutamate dehydrogenase produces the protein MSDTTRAAERRLREDSPTIEAVSQLLEEGTDPKNSSLLRDFSDLFLSRASEEVLRQRTSEDLAAMISSAFDFLEASRPFRVDVSVVNPATSGTWADAVTVISTNVSERPFIIDSIREYLTGEGISIERMIYPIVDVERDEEGSVLGIKAPGDGGSKESIVHLEIARIEDPPRLAEMAEALRTRLQDVVRSTDDFQPMIDSVESVIESVGRNVVDMPDRAEEFEEIQHFLRWLRDGGFVFLGARGYDLLDTEEREEPAIVVEPGSGLGLLRNEGDSRFAAPIPISKLDPGMRELAIHGPVLIINKTNAESTVHRRARMDYVGVKKLDERGNVVGEHRFIGLFTSKAYAESAGSIPILRHKLARVLEASSVREGSHDYKEIITIFDSLPKEQLLLASADELGEDVRAVLATYGGGEARVSLREDPLHRGVSVMVILPRDRFSGTVRKSIERALVEAYEGLVLNYHLALGEGDQARLHFYIGAEQSRVSLVTTASLEQTVSGLIRTWADRIHSGLHALRPAEEARRLATHYGDAFSREYQAAAEPDVAVADIGELEAMSADGRLISVRISNPEGGKAVAGVAGATELKLFLRGEMLVLSDFMPILEDAGLRVLAMKPYEVGGNGSPEATIYVFAVQSQQGEVLDVEASGGLLSETLLAARAGDAVSDSLNALVVSAGLHWREVDVLRGFAGYAFQVGLVPSRTALPNALVQYPGIAKQLFKLFRRKFDPANGVTRDQRLSAIKLIRAAFHGSLRGVSNLSDDRALRRLEEVMSAVVRTNYYRWGGRVPTSRSGGVPYISFKFLVGDLENSRPTELLFEVWVHSARMEGVHLRGSTVARGGIRWSDRPDDFRTEVLGLVNTQMVKNAVIVPGGSKGGFITRVIPADPEERYEEGKRQYQTLVRGLLDLTDNLVDGNTVPPENVFAFDPPDPYLVVAADKGTATFSDVANAVSAEYGFWLGDAFASGGSNGYDHKVVGITARGAWECVRRHFREKGKDIQSEPFTVAGIGDMSGDVFGNGMLLSEQIQLIAAFDHRHVFIDPDPDPVLTFKERKRVYDLGRSSWADYDEGLLSEGGMIIPRGAKEVDLSTQALEALGIKDGDEPPQDGEALIRAVLRAPVELLWNGGIGTYVKSNSETDAAAGDPSNDAVRINAEALRCDVIGEGGNLGLTQRARGEYALLGGRINTDALDNAAGVDMSDHEVNLKILLAPAVADDTLTEERRNKLLQELTEAVAELVLDNNRSQSLAVSLDERRSMESLDDFRDLMFTLEKAGELDRAAEILPSADVLQERRDRGKAMARPELCVLLAYSKLSLKADLLSGGLPDDPVTESYLLGYFPPKAMMAAGQGNLGVHRLRREIITAEITNDLVDLMGAGFVTRMKRDTGRSGEDVVRAWLVASRLADHRALLGQMAQQSSVLNTRVSYRWLLGLGRVLERTTRWVLQNVEPEGSSAGIVDQNLAGLAELREKFGEVVRGEDRKLFEARIMEIQELGADEAFSRRLITLRFLDQLLEILGIARETEHNVLETAYAYYQTSVTFQIPWLRRKTFAAAGDDQWEQRAAQVLSDDLSRAHRRVSAGLLRRAAEKESGIAEHDYLTLLKPREVERFQGIVGELKEEDTVGLAAVSVATRELSGLSDKLSRRPAEDRSS